One Ethanoligenens harbinense YUAN-3 genomic window carries:
- a CDS encoding ABC transporter permease: MRVYKTCLRVIQKRRVAFLIYLVIFLSVALMLSKLNLDSGIMNFTATKSNVVIFNEDGSSAISDGLKQYLSQNAVLVSVQDNRRALQDALFFYQADSILRIPVGFSKDLTSGTATISRSSRADSTSSIYTDYLVNRYLNLANLYAKSLPGLPESQITARVSAALKNQSTVSMRTFGQKSQTSTASYYFRYLIYVIIAILILSTSSVLFTFQQLDLRRRNLCAPIPAVSSSLQQMLAILTFGVVLWAVLCSLGLVEGQQSLNPSTAILYLTNAFAGMLVGLGIGFLVSTVVKNDQAASAASNVISLGMSFLCGVFVPQELLSSSVVNLSRFLPAYWYVHAINTINSLSSYTISSITPILQDIGIELGFAAALLLISLLLYRQKQMSSSN; this comes from the coding sequence ATGAGAGTCTATAAAACCTGTCTTCGGGTGATACAAAAACGTAGGGTCGCGTTTCTGATCTATCTGGTCATCTTCCTCTCTGTGGCTCTGATGCTCAGCAAGCTCAACCTGGACAGCGGGATAATGAATTTCACCGCGACCAAAAGCAATGTCGTCATCTTCAATGAAGACGGCAGCTCCGCCATCTCCGACGGACTGAAACAGTATCTTTCCCAAAACGCCGTGCTGGTTTCCGTGCAGGACAACAGGCGCGCGCTGCAGGACGCCCTGTTCTTCTACCAGGCAGACAGCATCCTGCGCATTCCGGTCGGTTTTTCCAAAGACCTGACGAGCGGCACGGCGACAATCAGCCGTTCGTCCCGGGCGGACAGCACCAGCAGTATCTATACGGATTATCTCGTCAACCGTTATCTCAACCTTGCAAACCTGTACGCAAAAAGCCTGCCGGGCCTCCCGGAATCGCAGATCACCGCGCGGGTGAGCGCCGCGCTCAAGAACCAGTCAACCGTCAGCATGCGTACCTTCGGGCAAAAGAGCCAGACCAGCACCGCCTCCTACTATTTCAGATATCTGATCTACGTAATCATCGCCATACTGATTCTTTCCACCTCCTCCGTCCTGTTTACGTTCCAGCAGTTGGATCTGCGGCGGCGCAACCTATGCGCCCCGATTCCGGCCGTCTCCAGCAGTCTGCAGCAAATGCTGGCTATCCTGACATTCGGTGTGGTACTCTGGGCGGTGCTGTGCAGTCTCGGGCTGGTGGAGGGCCAGCAATCCCTCAACCCGAGCACGGCTATCCTCTACCTGACCAACGCGTTCGCGGGCATGCTGGTGGGCCTGGGCATCGGGTTCCTGGTCAGCACCGTGGTCAAAAACGACCAGGCCGCCAGTGCGGCTTCCAACGTCATCTCGCTGGGCATGAGTTTCCTGTGCGGTGTGTTCGTTCCACAAGAGCTGCTGAGCAGCAGCGTGGTAAACCTTTCGCGTTTCCTGCCCGCCTATTGGTATGTGCACGCTATCAATACCATCAACAGCCTCTCCTCCTACACGATTTCTTCCATTACGCCGATTCTGCAGGACATTGGCATCGAGCTTGGATTTGCGGCGGCATTGCTGCTTATCTCGCTCCTGCTGTACCGCCAGAAACAAATGAGCAGCAGCAACTGA
- a CDS encoding SDR family NAD(P)-dependent oxidoreductase: protein MNPNGKVIILTGASSGIGRELLERLQRYDADIIAVSRRIGSIPNQGARVIPYACDVSKQEEVDGLFDFAVKKFGRVDLFIANAGFAYCEELNHADWDHIESIFRTNVFSPIYSFEKMKELNRGRRYNVIMTCSAISRIPLPGYALYCSTKAAIEHFAHTYYFEKNDKGTLTLIFPVATATKFFKKAGDRAPVPFPVQSPSWVAACIMAGLHTDSPVVFPSLIHMVSYFTINRVFPFIYGIYDLVNAARFRSWAKKQRQEKEADTSAR from the coding sequence ATGAATCCAAACGGAAAAGTCATCATCCTCACGGGCGCGTCCTCCGGCATCGGGCGGGAACTGTTGGAACGGCTCCAGCGATACGACGCGGACATCATCGCGGTAAGCCGCCGCATCGGCTCTATCCCCAACCAGGGGGCGCGGGTCATCCCTTACGCCTGCGATGTTTCCAAACAGGAGGAGGTGGACGGCCTTTTTGATTTCGCAGTCAAAAAATTCGGGCGGGTGGACCTGTTCATCGCCAATGCGGGCTTTGCCTATTGCGAGGAACTCAACCACGCCGACTGGGACCACATCGAATCCATCTTCCGAACCAATGTGTTTTCGCCCATTTATTCCTTTGAAAAGATGAAGGAACTCAACCGCGGACGCCGCTACAACGTCATCATGACCTGCTCGGCGATCAGCCGCATCCCGCTGCCGGGCTATGCGCTGTACTGCTCCACCAAAGCCGCTATTGAGCACTTTGCGCACACCTATTATTTTGAAAAAAACGACAAGGGCACGCTCACTCTTATCTTCCCCGTGGCGACCGCTACCAAATTCTTTAAAAAAGCGGGCGACCGGGCGCCAGTGCCGTTCCCGGTGCAGTCGCCGTCCTGGGTGGCCGCATGCATCATGGCCGGCCTGCACACCGACAGCCCGGTGGTCTTCCCCTCCCTTATCCACATGGTCAGCTATTTTACCATCAACCGCGTGTTCCCGTTCATCTACGGCATTTACGACCTGGTGAACGCAGCCCGCTTTCGCAGTTGGGCGAAAAAACAACGGCAGGAAAAAGAGGCCGACACGTCGGCCCGATAA
- a CDS encoding glycoside hydrolase family 1 protein encodes MRPFQFPKDFLFGSATAGVQVEGGDRNNNWYVWAQQGHIKDGSDILRAGDHWNRYREDIALLSQMHHKVYRMGIEWSRIEPEKGRFDEQAVAHYRDVLSRLIQNHICPLVTLHHFTYPIWLDKEGGFASKQIVSHFKRYTAFVVERLGDLVSEYITINEPNVFLLNSYVAGMWPPGKKDIPLAYQIFVNMSLCHFAAYELIHKIRRQRGFPGKTMVGVANHLRVFDPLRKGRTPDSFIAEKEQFFFQDAFADYMTTGTLPFPARLFVPQGHEGHYADFIGINYYSRNIVNAVDLKTFVQPDRPVNDLGWEIYPDGLRILCETFYERYHLPIWITENGVCDNNDVLRVRFIAEHLRAVKKAIDKGVPVERYYHWSLMDNFEWLEGESARFGLVYVDYETQRRIIKKSGRFYARICEDGGCTEELIREYNLA; translated from the coding sequence ATGAGACCATTTCAATTTCCAAAAGACTTTTTGTTTGGCAGCGCGACGGCCGGCGTGCAGGTAGAAGGCGGCGACCGGAACAACAACTGGTATGTCTGGGCACAGCAGGGGCACATCAAGGATGGCAGCGACATCCTGCGCGCGGGCGACCATTGGAACCGCTACAGGGAGGATATCGCGCTTCTGTCCCAGATGCACCATAAGGTTTACCGCATGGGCATCGAGTGGAGCCGCATCGAGCCGGAAAAGGGCCGGTTTGACGAGCAGGCGGTCGCCCACTACCGGGATGTGCTTTCCCGGCTCATCCAGAATCACATATGTCCACTGGTGACACTGCACCATTTTACGTATCCGATCTGGCTCGATAAAGAGGGTGGGTTCGCGTCCAAACAGATCGTTTCCCATTTCAAACGGTATACGGCCTTTGTGGTGGAGCGTCTGGGCGATCTCGTCAGCGAATATATCACCATCAACGAGCCCAATGTGTTTCTGCTCAACAGCTATGTGGCCGGCATGTGGCCGCCCGGCAAAAAGGATATTCCTTTGGCATATCAGATCTTTGTGAATATGTCGCTCTGCCATTTTGCGGCGTATGAACTCATCCATAAGATCCGGCGGCAGCGCGGGTTTCCCGGTAAAACGATGGTGGGCGTCGCCAACCACCTGCGGGTGTTCGATCCCCTGCGCAAAGGGCGCACACCGGACAGTTTTATCGCGGAGAAAGAACAGTTTTTCTTTCAGGACGCGTTCGCGGATTATATGACGACGGGTACGCTGCCGTTCCCTGCGCGCCTGTTCGTCCCGCAGGGGCACGAGGGGCATTATGCTGATTTTATCGGCATCAACTATTATTCCCGCAACATCGTCAACGCGGTGGATCTCAAGACTTTCGTGCAGCCCGATCGCCCCGTGAACGACCTGGGGTGGGAAATTTATCCGGACGGCCTGCGCATCCTGTGTGAAACGTTCTATGAGCGCTATCATCTGCCCATCTGGATCACGGAGAACGGCGTCTGCGACAACAATGACGTACTGCGTGTGCGGTTTATTGCCGAGCATCTGCGCGCAGTGAAAAAAGCCATCGACAAGGGAGTCCCGGTCGAACGCTATTACCACTGGTCGCTCATGGACAATTTCGAGTGGCTGGAAGGGGAATCGGCGCGGTTCGGGCTGGTGTATGTGGATTATGAGACCCAGCGCAGGATCATCAAAAAAAGCGGCCGGTTCTACGCGAGGATCTGCGAGGACGGCGGCTGTACGGAGGAACTCATCCGCGAATACAATCTTGCATAA
- a CDS encoding ABC transporter ATP-binding protein, with the protein MVVEVKNLVKRYGDLLALDHLNLEVEEGEVFGLLGPNGSGKSTSINCILSLLRYSKGDIRIFGKPMRPDAYDIKRNIGVIFQNVAVFNELTVYDNIQYFCGLYIKDKKECNRLVDEAISFVGLEDFKKFYPKKLSGGLLRRLNIACGIAHKPKLIILDEPTVAVDPQSRNKILEGIQELNRQGATIIYTSHYMEEVEQICTRIAIMDKGKIIATGTTDSLRRLIKTGEKIVAEIIGAPVLDEDGLRALPRVTDVSYENGALTVKSAQGRSNLTEVLEYLKAHDIAYGRIYCELPTLNDVFLEITGKQLRD; encoded by the coding sequence ATGGTAGTGGAAGTGAAGAACCTGGTCAAGCGCTACGGAGACCTGCTGGCGCTCGACCATCTCAACCTGGAGGTGGAGGAGGGCGAGGTGTTCGGTCTGCTCGGCCCGAACGGTTCGGGCAAATCGACCTCGATCAACTGCATTCTGTCCCTGCTGCGGTACAGCAAGGGCGATATCCGCATCTTCGGCAAGCCCATGCGGCCGGACGCATATGACATCAAGCGCAACATTGGTGTGATTTTCCAGAACGTGGCCGTGTTCAATGAGCTGACCGTCTATGACAACATCCAGTATTTCTGCGGGCTGTACATCAAAGATAAAAAGGAATGCAACCGGCTGGTGGACGAGGCCATCTCGTTCGTCGGGCTGGAAGATTTCAAAAAGTTCTATCCCAAGAAACTCAGCGGCGGCCTGCTGCGCCGCCTGAACATCGCCTGCGGTATCGCGCACAAACCCAAGCTCATCATCCTCGACGAGCCGACGGTAGCCGTAGACCCACAAAGCCGCAACAAGATCCTCGAAGGCATCCAGGAGCTTAACCGGCAGGGCGCCACCATCATCTACACCTCGCATTATATGGAAGAAGTCGAGCAGATCTGCACCCGCATCGCCATCATGGACAAAGGCAAGATCATCGCCACCGGCACCACCGATTCGCTCCGCCGGCTCATCAAGACCGGTGAAAAGATTGTGGCCGAGATCATTGGCGCACCTGTTCTGGATGAGGACGGCCTGCGCGCGTTACCGCGCGTGACCGATGTGTCTTATGAAAACGGGGCGCTCACGGTGAAATCCGCGCAGGGGCGCAGCAACCTCACCGAGGTGCTCGAGTATCTCAAGGCGCACGACATCGCTTACGGCCGCATCTACTGCGAATTGCCCACGCTCAACGACGTGTTCCTTGAGATTACCGGCAAGCAGCTGCGCGACTGA
- a CDS encoding ABC transporter permease encodes MFTHIYTHRLKCHLRDRMTLFWSIVFPLVLATFFSMAFSNIGKDDLFNEIPIAVVNNSAYQQDTAFQQAIQSVQSTQADGTKALFKVQLLSQKQADDALKNSKIVGYILPGSAADDLQVIVKQADPSNASGVYQTVLKSFVDEYLQYTAAYKDIAAQDPAALRTAMQVKTQDFIRSVPLSKTSPNPTLTYFYALIAMACMYGSFWGIREINAVQANQTMQGARINMAPVHKTRVFFASLCSALTVQTAGVFLLVAYMRYALNVQFGSQTGYVLLACFAGSCAGVLFGAMIGAVLKAAEGVKIAILLALSMFLSFLSGLMYNKMIYIVETSAPIVNRINPAALTANAFYSLYYYDTPGQYLLNVGLLFLISGIFFAVTYFALRRQKYESL; translated from the coding sequence ATGTTTACACATATCTATACCCATCGGCTGAAATGCCACCTGCGCGACCGGATGACCCTGTTCTGGTCGATCGTCTTCCCGCTGGTGCTGGCCACCTTTTTCTCGATGGCGTTTTCCAACATCGGCAAGGACGATCTTTTTAATGAGATTCCCATCGCGGTGGTCAACAACAGCGCGTATCAGCAGGACACCGCGTTCCAGCAGGCAATCCAGAGCGTGCAGAGCACACAGGCCGACGGAACCAAGGCCCTGTTCAAGGTACAGCTTTTGTCGCAGAAACAAGCCGACGACGCGCTGAAAAACAGTAAAATCGTCGGTTACATCCTGCCCGGCAGTGCAGCAGACGATCTGCAGGTCATCGTCAAGCAGGCCGACCCCAGCAACGCGTCCGGCGTCTACCAGACCGTCCTCAAATCGTTTGTGGACGAATACCTGCAATATACCGCGGCATATAAAGACATCGCCGCGCAGGACCCGGCCGCCCTGCGCACGGCCATGCAGGTCAAAACCCAGGACTTTATCCGCTCGGTCCCGCTGTCGAAAACATCACCGAACCCCACCCTCACCTATTTCTATGCGCTGATCGCCATGGCCTGTATGTACGGCTCTTTCTGGGGCATCCGGGAGATCAACGCCGTGCAGGCCAACCAGACGATGCAGGGTGCGCGTATCAACATGGCGCCGGTGCACAAGACCCGTGTGTTTTTCGCCTCGCTCTGCTCTGCGCTCACCGTCCAGACGGCAGGCGTCTTCCTGCTGGTCGCCTACATGCGGTATGCACTGAACGTGCAGTTCGGCTCACAGACCGGATATGTTCTGCTGGCGTGTTTCGCAGGTTCCTGCGCGGGCGTGCTGTTTGGTGCCATGATCGGTGCCGTCCTGAAAGCGGCGGAAGGCGTGAAAATTGCCATTCTGCTCGCGCTGTCCATGTTCCTGTCGTTCCTTTCCGGCCTGATGTACAACAAGATGATCTATATCGTGGAGACCAGCGCGCCGATCGTAAACCGCATCAATCCCGCCGCTCTGACCGCCAATGCGTTCTATTCCCTCTATTATTACGACACGCCCGGCCAATATCTGCTGAACGTCGGCCTGTTGTTCCTGATTTCCGGCATCTTCTTTGCCGTCACCTACTTTGCACTGAGGAGGCAGAAATATGAGAGTCTATAA
- the mutY gene encoding A/G-specific adenine glycosylase: MNDRRKSLFVPEKIDALRPFSAPLLAWYGANARRLPWRVLPTPYRVWVSEIMLQQTRVEAVVPYYERFLAALPDLPALARAPEDRLLKLWEGLGYYSRVRNMQKAAQAVVLAGGTNLPGSYEALRALPGIGPYTAGAVASIAFGIPVPAVDGNVLRVLARLLACREDIALPQVKRAFEQAAAALLLRECPGDFNQAMMELGATVCLPNAAPRCADCPVRAFCAAARAGNAPDYPYKSPKKPRVVEERTVFVVVAEHTVLLRRRAGKGLLAGMWELPNLAGWLSAEETGAVLAGWGMPEAETRALGDGKHIFSHIEWRMKGLLALPHACPPVEDGVWANAADLAERYALPSAFRPYARLLLELLARDGM, from the coding sequence TTGAACGACCGCAGAAAATCTCTGTTTGTTCCCGAGAAGATTGACGCGCTTCGTCCGTTTTCCGCGCCGCTGCTCGCATGGTACGGCGCCAACGCCCGTAGGCTGCCGTGGAGGGTTTTGCCCACACCGTACCGCGTATGGGTATCCGAGATCATGCTCCAGCAGACGCGGGTGGAAGCGGTCGTCCCATATTATGAGCGGTTCCTCGCGGCGCTGCCCGATCTGCCCGCTCTGGCCCGCGCGCCGGAAGACCGCCTGCTGAAGCTTTGGGAAGGGCTTGGGTACTATTCGCGCGTGCGCAATATGCAGAAGGCCGCGCAGGCCGTGGTACTGGCGGGCGGCACAAATCTGCCCGGCTCCTATGAAGCGCTGCGCGCGCTGCCCGGCATTGGACCGTATACGGCGGGGGCGGTCGCGTCCATCGCGTTTGGTATCCCGGTACCGGCGGTGGACGGCAATGTACTGCGTGTGCTGGCGCGTTTGCTGGCCTGTAGGGAGGACATCGCTCTGCCGCAGGTGAAGCGTGCGTTCGAGCAGGCGGCCGCCGCGCTGTTGCTTCGGGAGTGTCCGGGGGATTTCAACCAGGCCATGATGGAACTGGGGGCCACCGTCTGCCTGCCCAACGCCGCGCCGCGCTGCGCGGATTGCCCGGTGCGGGCGTTCTGTGCCGCCGCGCGGGCGGGCAACGCGCCGGATTACCCGTATAAATCACCGAAAAAACCGCGCGTCGTGGAAGAACGCACGGTTTTTGTGGTGGTGGCGGAGCACACCGTGCTGCTGCGCCGCCGCGCGGGCAAGGGGCTGCTGGCGGGCATGTGGGAACTGCCCAATCTGGCCGGCTGGCTGAGCGCGGAAGAAACCGGCGCGGTGCTGGCAGGCTGGGGCATGCCCGAAGCGGAGACCCGTGCGCTAGGCGACGGAAAGCATATTTTTTCACATATTGAATGGCGGATGAAGGGCTTGCTGGCGCTTCCGCACGCCTGCCCGCCGGTGGAGGACGGCGTCTGGGCGAACGCCGCCGACCTGGCGGAGCGCTATGCGCTGCCCAGCGCGTTTCGACCGTACGCGCGCCTGCTGCTGGAGCTGCTCGCGCGGGACGGAATGTAG
- a CDS encoding methyl-accepting chemotaxis protein produces MKTKLSAFKTGAVLLAVQVIAFAVFTVLVFYHKAGGNALFATGAVLAVLSAAAVILVQQFTVVARVKKVTNQLADILRGRLDGRLRSRSGDAVGLLSAQADALADALQTQVLDPLAGLAAGNLHAQAGDSHPLGQAVSRLQAVVSSILKDTERLLEAVNAGDLTQRIDEGKYRGEWRKYAAEFNQLMETVAAPVSEINKVLQNMSVDDFSLKMEGDYPGVFKNMSGAINILRMRLIGIQNLMEKIANGDVQKLSMSANIRARSENDRLMPALAAMMGTVNALVAEVVRLTEESVKGNILHVRGDASRFRGGYREIIDGINGTLDAISAPVLEAINVLTAIKSNDYTAALSRSFRGDFAELEDGIASVQRQGLYIQDIVEQVASGDVRELAVLKEQGQRSENDRLTPAFITMMETLHTLIGELSSITHAAVLGDLSVRGDVSGFQGKYAEIVDGLNQLLEAMERPTQAVTEAMAHIAACEFDTHVEGEFSGVFKVQVDAVNQTAAELGGIVRRVSDSLDRMAQGDFSEPALPEFRGGFSHISASLNTILESLNQLFGGILATAEQVAAGAAEVSQGSQSLSQGATEQAGAVEELTATIAEIAGQTRSNAENANKTNDLVGAVKTSAGKGGKQMDNMLRSMDEISESSRNISKIIKVIDDIAFQTNILALNAAVEAARAGQYGKGFAVVAEEVRNLAARSANAAKETTSLIENTVEKVAVGTGTAHETAKEFTVISDGVEKMATLMQEIATSSNEQASGIAQVDTGVEQVSMVVQTNSATSEESAAASEELSGQAEELRNQLSRFTLR; encoded by the coding sequence ATGAAGACAAAACTCTCCGCATTTAAAACAGGCGCGGTGCTGCTGGCTGTTCAGGTTATCGCGTTTGCTGTTTTTACCGTTCTTGTTTTTTATCATAAAGCAGGAGGAAACGCTTTGTTCGCCACAGGGGCCGTGCTGGCGGTTCTTTCCGCGGCCGCTGTGATATTGGTCCAGCAGTTCACGGTGGTTGCCCGGGTGAAAAAAGTTACGAACCAGCTTGCCGATATCCTGCGCGGCCGGCTGGACGGGCGGCTCCGCAGCCGTTCCGGCGACGCGGTCGGTCTTTTGTCCGCGCAGGCGGATGCGCTGGCCGACGCGCTGCAGACGCAGGTGCTCGACCCGTTGGCCGGGCTTGCGGCGGGGAATCTGCATGCGCAGGCAGGCGATTCTCATCCGCTGGGGCAGGCGGTGTCGCGCCTGCAGGCCGTGGTGAGCAGCATTTTAAAGGATACCGAGCGGCTGCTGGAGGCAGTGAACGCGGGCGATCTGACACAGCGGATCGACGAGGGGAAATATCGTGGGGAATGGCGGAAATATGCGGCGGAATTCAACCAGCTGATGGAAACCGTTGCCGCCCCGGTCTCGGAGATCAACAAGGTCCTGCAGAACATGTCGGTGGATGATTTCTCTCTGAAAATGGAGGGAGATTATCCGGGCGTTTTCAAGAATATGTCCGGGGCGATCAATATCCTGCGCATGCGTCTGATCGGCATCCAGAACTTGATGGAAAAGATCGCAAACGGCGACGTGCAGAAGCTTTCCATGAGCGCCAACATCCGCGCCCGATCGGAGAACGACCGGCTGATGCCCGCGCTGGCGGCCATGATGGGCACGGTGAATGCGCTGGTGGCGGAAGTGGTACGGCTCACTGAGGAAAGCGTGAAGGGCAACATCCTGCATGTGCGCGGTGACGCGAGTCGGTTCCGGGGCGGCTACCGGGAGATCATCGACGGGATCAACGGCACGCTGGATGCGATTTCCGCACCGGTTTTGGAGGCCATAAATGTGCTGACGGCCATCAAGTCCAACGACTATACCGCTGCGTTGTCGCGGAGTTTCCGGGGAGATTTTGCCGAACTGGAGGACGGCATCGCCAGTGTGCAGCGGCAGGGCCTGTATATCCAGGACATCGTGGAGCAGGTGGCATCCGGCGATGTGCGTGAACTCGCGGTGCTGAAAGAACAGGGGCAGCGCAGCGAAAACGACCGGCTGACCCCGGCGTTCATTACCATGATGGAAACGCTCCATACGCTCATCGGCGAATTGTCGTCCATCACGCATGCGGCGGTGCTGGGCGACCTGAGCGTCCGCGGGGATGTGTCCGGGTTCCAGGGAAAATATGCGGAAATCGTGGACGGCCTCAATCAGCTGCTTGAGGCGATGGAGCGCCCGACCCAGGCGGTCACCGAGGCGATGGCGCACATCGCCGCCTGCGAGTTTGACACACATGTGGAGGGCGAATTCAGCGGCGTGTTCAAAGTGCAGGTGGATGCGGTGAATCAGACTGCGGCGGAGCTTGGCGGGATCGTCCGCCGGGTTTCCGACAGTCTGGACAGGATGGCGCAGGGCGATTTCAGCGAGCCCGCTTTGCCGGAATTCCGCGGGGGATTTTCGCACATTTCCGCTTCTCTGAATACGATCCTGGAGTCTCTCAACCAGTTGTTCGGCGGTATCCTGGCGACAGCCGAACAGGTGGCGGCCGGCGCGGCGGAAGTTTCGCAGGGCAGCCAGAGCTTGTCGCAGGGAGCGACGGAGCAGGCCGGCGCGGTGGAGGAACTGACCGCCACCATCGCGGAGATTGCCGGGCAGACCAGAAGCAACGCGGAAAACGCCAACAAAACCAACGACCTGGTGGGTGCCGTCAAAACCAGCGCAGGAAAGGGCGGCAAGCAGATGGATAACATGCTCCGCTCCATGGATGAGATCAGCGAATCCTCCCGGAACATCTCCAAGATCATCAAGGTGATCGACGACATTGCGTTCCAGACCAATATCCTTGCCCTAAACGCGGCGGTGGAGGCCGCGCGTGCGGGCCAGTACGGCAAAGGATTCGCCGTGGTGGCCGAAGAAGTGCGTAACCTCGCGGCCCGGAGCGCCAATGCCGCCAAAGAGACCACCTCGCTGATTGAAAACACCGTCGAAAAAGTAGCGGTGGGCACCGGAACCGCCCATGAAACGGCGAAGGAATTCACGGTGATTTCAGACGGCGTGGAGAAAATGGCCACGCTCATGCAAGAAATCGCCACCTCTTCCAACGAGCAGGCATCCGGCATCGCACAGGTGGATACGGGGGTGGAGCAGGTGTCCATGGTGGTGCAGACCAACTCGGCTACGTCGGAAGAAAGCGCGGCGGCCAGTGAAGAACTTTCCGGGCAGGCCGAGGAACTGCGCAATCAGCTCTCGCGGTTTACACTGCGGTAA